The Leguminivora glycinivorella isolate SPB_JAAS2020 chromosome 25, LegGlyc_1.1, whole genome shotgun sequence nucleotide sequence atttaagagggcattcaacgaaaacgtcgtaataatgtaaaattgatagttttagtccaTTGATAGTTTTtccactttccgtcatctaaaagacttattaagttcaggattcgattaggacatcttcttaacttacatgttgtgagactggatttttaaaaactaactcacttaattaattatgattttttttctggtgcatgtttaggaaaacccgcgaaaagtgctgacttagtccgtctaatttgtaaaatttggatagttttgaatgcttcaagtggtaaatttgtattatgtatatcctgtactacaatcttctgagactacttctttgttataaggctttagaatagagtaaatgaggatatgatgaatccaatttgtttcagaaatcacctcagaataagtgtcaatttcttcaaaaacttacgtgtttttgaagtagttttaatataaaaataatctgcaacgcttactcaaacagattttatgcaaaagttttttattaattgcaatttaatatttttgacgattttttaaaaatgcctccttattaccggtcttgaaaccatttcgtgtttgggctcatttgattcgcctcaacaagatctttgacaagaggtgatggtacccaggatctgatgatgaagccggaaggtagtcatgagttctcatcaaccaggtcttgaaaccatttcgtgtttgggctcgtttgatttgcctcaacaagatctttgacaagaggtgatggtacccaggatctgatgatgaagccggaaggtagtcatgagttctcatcaaccaggtcttgaaaccatttcgtgtttgggctcgtttggttcgtctcaacaagatctttgacaagagatggtacccaggatctgatgatgaagctggaaggtagtcaagagaattcatcaaccaggtcttgaaaccactccgtgtttgggctcgtttggttcgtctcaacaagatctttgacaagagatggtacccagaatctgatgatgaagccggaaggtagtcatgagttctcatcaaccaggtcttgaaaccatttcgtgtttgggctcgtttggttcgtctcaacaagatctttgacaaaagatggtacccaggatctgatgatgaagctggaaggtagtcaagagtattccacgaccaggtcatgaaaccacttcgtgtttgggttcgtttgattcgtctcaacaagatctttgacaagagatggtaatcactcttttatactctggcgcatccactgtctcagtgtgtcaacagtcaactaaagcaggtaggcgtagcgtagagttgtatttccttacaaaaaacgaatacatagatgtggaggGAGcagaccttcctgtgctccattccatgcaattaaaacaacataatatttaaaaaccggccgagagcgtgtcgggtcacgctcagtgcctacactgagcgtggcccgacacgctctcggccggtttttaaagccgcgttggtaaatagccgctcggctcttccgtattttccatatttttcaaaaactacagaacctatcaagttcaaaacagttttcctagaaagtttataaagttctatatatggttaaaaagttagagggggggggacacgcacttttttttcctttaggagcgattattcccgaaaataacgattcaaaaaacgatttcagtaattcatttttaaatacctatccaacaataaatcatacgttagggttgaaatgaaaaaaaaaacactccctactttacgtgtaggggggggggtaccctaataaaacattttttccacttttttttttttcactttgtcggcgtgactgatatacatattggtaccaaatttcagctctctagttctaacggtcactgagattatccgcggacggacggacggacggagggacagacagacagacatggcgaaactataagggttcctagttgactacgaaaccctaaaaacacattttaaatataaaaaaaactacttaaaattaaagaaaacagatcttagttccattcacagagaacctcctatagagtagaaatcttgtatattttgtgcgcGATACGAGtcgccagtgtttggggtgcgaggagcgggcggggaatgtgttaagcgcgctgtgattggccgtttcaaggacggcgggcagtcgcgccagatgaaaagggacagaagtatgactgtccctctactgacgcgtaagtggccaatgtaagttgacctatgccggctctgaataaattataaatatgacttatttgtggaatgtaatgccgtctgtttttaaatttgagcttcttgttacctttccacaccatttcacactacaggtggacatctttaaggcatcaaaatacccttttccaatttttttgtgcgaaaaacacgcgctgctttcgggtctgttacttggtcgatactgatcgggcacggcgagcgcccgcgcttatatcagtgcaaatactaggaaggctggccactgcgagtcgtcttgtaatagatgtctataggggttggtctgtggttccattatatatatatgtacctagaaaacatcatcatcttccttgcgttatcccggcatttgccacggctcatgggagcctgcggtccactttgacaactaatcccaagatttggcgtaggcactagtttttacgaaagcgactgccatctgacctttcaacccaaagggtaaactagaccttattggaataagtccggtttcctcacgatgttttccttcaccgaaaagaacctagaaaacatatcatatacaaaatgaaataaaactaagaaaacggattatattcattatacgcgatgtaatctgattccataaatttatttcatgagtaactatcgcggtgacagaagacaatattataaacacaatttattatattataaaagttttttaatttatttcttccaaggctacacacgttttaataaaaaaaactgtgataagtttaataattaaactaaaaggtcaagtatttatgcacgaaatcatgtatgcaaatatgtaatatataaggtggtgtttttacgcaagtatcaataatggttagtccgcaacgctactgacggcgtggcggtaccgaccatgaatgctatccctttcgctctagccgcacgtaaggttggttcgaagaggatcgcacgctatgtctgtaccgcaggctacaatcgttatgcttctggttatagtgtgcgtctgcacacaggggCACGCCAGCGCCGTCGGCGTCGAAATGcaagcaagcagattttttgaaagcgctcttaatatGATTTGTCGAAGCTACATAAGGTTGTTAAGTAATTCGCGACTCTTAATACGCTGGCGAAATGTGTCGCGCAACAATGTCCCCTATAACAGCTGAGCTGAccgagggccgccatcttgccgagCTAATTTGCTCGGGCGAGGCAAACGTGCGCGCATGAGCAGGACGTTTGCCTCGCGATGCGTGCggtctgtgtggacccggctctttagtaaaataaaggtatttttgttACAGGGCAAACTCCACAGAAGATATCAAGTGGCGGACCCGAAACCTACAGATGTGCACACTGTAAATATACAACGGTTCAAAAACTACGCTTAATTAGGCATTTGAGTAAACACTGTGACCCGTGTAACTATACTTGCAGCTCAAAGAGTTGTCTGACAATTCATTATAAGAAACACACCGATGAAAAGCCATATAAATGTAACCAGTGCAACTACGCTAGTAGCCGGAAAAATCAGTTGCTTAGTCATGTAAGGACACACACTGGggaaaagccatataaatgcAAGCAGTGTAACTACGCGAGTAGCCACAAACATCATTTGCAACGTCATGTAAGGACACACACTGGggaaaagccatataaatgTGATCAGTGTGACTACGCTAGTAGCTATAAAATTTCATTGCTAGTTCATGTAAGGACACACACTGGggaaaagccatataaatgcAACCAGTGTAACTACGCTGGCAActtcaaacatgatttaaaagTTCATGTAAGGGCACACACTGGggaaaagccatataaatgcAACCAGTGCAACTACGCCAGCAGCCATAAAAGTTCACTGCGAGTTCATGTAAGGACACACACTGGggaaaagccatataaatgcAAGCAGTGTAACTACGCGAGTATCTGCAAACATAATTTGCAATGTCATGTAAGGACACACACTGGggaaaagccatataaatgcAACCAGTGTAACTACGCTGGCAACTACAAACATGATTTAAAAGTTCATGTAAGGGCACACACTGGggaaaagccatataaatgcAACCAGTGCAACTTCGCCAGCAGCCATAAAAGTTCACTGCGAGTTCATGTAAGGACACACACTGGggaaaagccatataaatgcAAGCAGTGTAACTACGCGAGTAGCCACAAACATCATTTGCAATGTCATGTAAGGACACACACTGTGGAAAAGCCGTATATTTGCAACCAGTGCAACTACGCTAGTAGCCGGAAAAGTAAACTGCAAACTCATGTAAGGACACACACGGGTAAAAAGCTATATAAATGCAACCAGTGCAATTACACTAGCAGCCGGAAAAGTAATTTGCAAAGACATGTAAGGACACACACCGGAGAAAAACCATAGATTtagattcatttatttcttaataactattacatgttttttattacaaccgaatataaaaatgaatacataTTAAGATCGTCAAAAATAAAGGTAGGTACACATTATCATTTCACAAATTAATTTAtagaattattaaatatttgataattagcaagattattattattaatacatacaatagatatcatttatttccaaatacattttttttatactacgtcggtggcaaacaagcatacggtccgcctgatggaaagcggtcaccgtaatctatggacgcctgcaattcaaatagtgtcacatgcgcgttgccaccccattagaaacttgtacactcccttttgctgtgttaagtacacagcaaaaaggacaATAAAATTAATGTGACATAATTTAAACATGTTTGCTGCAGTGGCATTAGTATTCATTATTTAAGTATTCCTTTATGCTGTACAATGTTTTATCTTGTAGCAATTTCTTTACTTGGCGACTGAAAGTGTTGATTTTAGTTTCGGCTTTAGTTCGTTTTGGTAGCTTGTTATATAATTTCTGAGTCATTATCGTTggacatttttttgtaaatatttaatccACATTTTACCGGTCTCAGATCATCTGGATATCTTGTTGGGCGTGCACTTATAGCCTTAGTACATATATATAGATGCAATCAGTGCAATTACGCTAGCAGCTACCAACACTTTGCAAGTTCATGTAAGGATACACACTGGggaaaagccatataaatgcAACCACTGTAACTACGCTAGCAGGTACAAAAATCAATTGCAATTTCCTGTAAAGACACATACTGC carries:
- the LOC125239541 gene encoding zinc finger protein 782-like, whose protein sequence is MESSALQGTESITVKTEPGEDACMTDLSTIAVSVKVEHLLDDVCVKDEPRPDGVCINSEPSSSEVSVKEESASARVAAELYAGHAVKDELVLGPELVERRPVRHASVASNGAIKQQQLSEIVPRGPFLRDCSVRLNRLDMDKLLTHIRSTDRDNESGQTPQKISSGGPETYRCAHCKYTTVQKLRLIRHLSKHCDPCNYTCSSKSCLTIHYKKHTDEKPYKCNQCNYASSRKNQLLSHVRTHTGEKPYKCKQCNYASSHKHHLQRHVRTHTGEKPYKCDQCDYASSYKISLLVHVRTHTGEKPYKCNQCNYAGNFKHDLKVHVRAHTGEKPYKCNQCNYASSHKSSLRVHVRTHTGEKPYKCKQCNYASICKHNLQCHVRTHTGEKPYKCNQCNYAGNYKHDLKVHVRAHTGEKPYKCNQCNFASSHKSSLRVHILRCQSC